A stretch of the Planktothricoides raciborskii GIHE-MW2 genome encodes the following:
- a CDS encoding tetratricopeptide repeat protein, whose amino-acid sequence MMYISKSIRIFSVVLALNFAGLFAELFAGLFPGFTVQQLDLLSIAGGRNEWAIAPGGSRSRIAPAIAQSNSQTEAETAIRVNKEGIAHYQNSEWSAALASFEQALQIYQEIRDVRGEGYVLFNLGRVYEKLGRKEEALDTYWEVLQIADKISNQATFNAEYEVYCNTEFGAELWQPDDEPIDCLKESTEGSVTILFDEDAEANIIPPPNLPKNPSQ is encoded by the coding sequence ATGATGTATATTTCTAAATCTATTAGAATTTTTAGTGTGGTACTGGCGCTAAATTTTGCCGGATTGTTTGCCGAATTGTTTGCTGGATTGTTTCCCGGATTTACGGTACAGCAGCTTGATTTATTGTCCATTGCTGGCGGTAGGAATGAATGGGCGATCGCCCCTGGCGGATCCAGATCGCGAATCGCCCCGGCAATTGCTCAGTCAAACAGCCAGACGGAAGCCGAAACCGCTATTAGGGTAAATAAAGAAGGAATCGCACATTATCAAAATAGCGAATGGTCGGCAGCTTTAGCCTCGTTTGAGCAAGCCTTGCAAATCTATCAAGAAATTCGCGATGTCCGAGGCGAAGGATATGTGCTGTTTAATCTGGGGAGGGTTTATGAAAAATTGGGCAGAAAAGAAGAGGCTTTAGATACCTATTGGGAGGTTTTACAGATTGCGGATAAAATTAGTAATCAAGCGACTTTTAATGCTGAATATGAAGTTTACTGTAATACGGAATTCGGCGCGGAACTGTGGCAACCCGATGATGAACCGATTGATTGTTTAAAAGAAAGTACCGAAGGATCGGTAACTATTTTATTTGACGAGGATGCCGAAGCTAACATTATCCCCCCACCAAATTTACCCAAAAATCCCAGTCAATAA
- a CDS encoding tetratricopeptide repeat protein → MKRLLPAACCLLNVNFCLLQKPLFAIAKIQYYEEFTKFNLDKREERESINRQEQMGLYEYRNGRYSEALEIYQEVLKQRREIGDLTGEAATLHRIGGVYNKLANYEAALNFYQAALRIRESLQDRSGIGSSLNSIGGIYFQMGQYDTAIEVFQAAIAIREELGDRLGVSRTLNNIASLYQYQGKYGQAVKFYQQALEIFQFLEQPSEIAAVLNNIGLIHHHLGQYDLALEFYQKTLAMRQKINDRLGQGETLNNIGLVYYFKQEYQPALDFYQQALAWRREIGDRQGIGQTLNNLGLLYNDMGEYAQALELLNQALNIYQEIDNQASEARTLDSLGTTYKNLGDFQQARKYYFSALRIHQAISDRRSSRITLSNLGDLLLQENQIELAIIFYKQSVNITEEIRQDLQTLSLEQQRAYSETISNTYRTLADLLLQKGRIREAQRVLDLLKIQELDNYLHNVPGNAETAEGIELLPQEQDLFNFVQKDRRIVEQFTQFIQSPALINRISQVNRITQGESLDIQNFNSLQQRLGNVSKTAAILYPLVLSDRLELVLVIPDYPPIHRSVPVTQTELEQGIKNFLVSLTSPLQRRRINLANQSGKQLYDWLIKPIENDLALLKVDTIIYAPDGQLRYIPLAALYDGDRWLIERFRVNNITAASLTNFDPQVMGKIKMFAAAFTQGSYQFNLGGSQLNLSGLEFAGEEVANIAKIIPNTRSLFNHNFNLKATLPQELNQYNIVHLATHAAFIDGQPEESFILLGDGSRITLRDLETWSLPNVQLMVLSACQTAVGEFLGNGQEILGFGYQMQKAGVKAAIASLWSVDDRATQELMTEFYHQFSTGTVTKAEALRQAQLSLITNSNSEDNNPQHNPQFKHPYYWSSFILIGNGF, encoded by the coding sequence ATGAAACGTTTATTGCCTGCGGCTTGTTGCCTGTTGAATGTTAATTTTTGTCTGTTGCAAAAACCATTATTTGCTATAGCAAAAATTCAATATTATGAGGAATTTACCAAATTTAATTTAGACAAAAGAGAGGAAAGAGAGTCAATAAATCGCCAAGAACAAATGGGGTTGTATGAGTATCGGAATGGCCGCTATTCTGAAGCGTTAGAGATTTATCAAGAAGTGTTAAAACAGCGGCGAGAAATTGGCGATTTAACTGGGGAAGCGGCAACTCTGCATAGAATTGGAGGGGTTTATAATAAACTCGCTAACTATGAGGCAGCGTTAAATTTTTATCAAGCAGCTTTAAGGATTCGCGAAAGTCTTCAAGATCGATCGGGAATTGGTAGTAGTCTGAACAGTATTGGGGGGATTTATTTTCAAATGGGACAATATGATACCGCGATAGAAGTTTTTCAAGCAGCGATCGCCATTCGTGAGGAGTTAGGCGATCGCCTAGGAGTTAGCCGGACTTTAAATAATATTGCTTCCCTATACCAATATCAAGGGAAATACGGTCAAGCTGTCAAGTTTTATCAGCAAGCGTTAGAAATTTTTCAATTCCTGGAACAGCCGAGCGAAATTGCCGCCGTATTAAATAATATCGGGCTAATTCATCATCATTTAGGCCAATATGATTTAGCCTTAGAATTTTATCAAAAAACTCTGGCTATGCGGCAAAAAATTAATGACCGATTGGGTCAGGGGGAAACCCTCAATAATATCGGGTTAGTCTATTATTTTAAACAGGAATATCAACCAGCCCTAGATTTTTATCAACAAGCGTTGGCTTGGCGGCGGGAAATTGGCGATCGCCAGGGAATTGGTCAAACTTTAAATAATCTTGGTTTACTTTATAATGACATGGGTGAATATGCCCAAGCTTTAGAACTGCTGAATCAAGCTTTAAATATTTACCAAGAAATTGACAATCAAGCAAGTGAAGCCCGTACCCTAGATAGTTTAGGCACTACCTATAAAAATTTAGGAGATTTTCAGCAAGCGAGAAAATATTATTTTTCGGCTTTACGGATACATCAGGCAATTAGCGATCGCCGCAGTTCTCGGATTACCTTAAGTAACTTAGGGGACTTGCTGTTGCAGGAAAACCAAATTGAGTTAGCCATTATTTTTTATAAACAATCGGTGAATATTACCGAAGAAATTCGCCAAGATTTACAAACTCTATCTCTGGAACAACAGCGAGCTTATAGCGAAACTATCAGTAACACTTATCGCACCCTGGCGGATCTTTTACTGCAAAAGGGAAGGATTAGAGAAGCGCAAAGAGTTCTCGATTTACTGAAAATTCAAGAATTAGATAACTATCTGCATAATGTTCCGGGAAATGCCGAAACCGCTGAGGGAATTGAGTTATTACCCCAGGAACAAGACCTGTTTAATTTTGTCCAGAAAGACCGGCGAATTGTGGAGCAGTTTACTCAGTTTATTCAGAGTCCAGCTTTAATAAATCGGATTTCTCAGGTTAACCGAATTACTCAGGGAGAAAGTCTGGATATTCAAAATTTTAATAGCCTACAGCAGCGCTTGGGCAACGTCTCAAAAACGGCGGCGATCTTGTATCCTTTAGTATTGAGCGATCGCCTAGAATTGGTCTTAGTGATTCCAGACTATCCCCCAATTCATCGTTCAGTTCCCGTGACTCAGACAGAACTAGAACAGGGAATCAAAAATTTTCTGGTGTCTTTAACCAGTCCGCTCCAAAGACGCAGAATTAACTTGGCTAATCAATCAGGTAAGCAACTCTATGATTGGCTGATTAAACCCATAGAAAATGACCTGGCTTTACTGAAAGTAGATACGATTATTTATGCCCCCGATGGTCAGTTACGTTATATTCCTTTGGCAGCCCTCTATGATGGCGATCGCTGGTTAATCGAAAGGTTTAGAGTTAATAACATTACTGCCGCTAGTTTAACCAACTTTGATCCGCAAGTCATGGGAAAAATTAAGATGTTTGCTGCTGCCTTTACCCAAGGCAGTTATCAATTTAATTTAGGAGGCAGTCAGTTAAATTTATCCGGGCTAGAATTTGCCGGTGAAGAGGTGGCGAATATTGCCAAAATAATTCCCAATACCAGAAGCTTATTTAACCATAATTTTAACTTAAAAGCTACCCTGCCCCAAGAGCTTAATCAATATAATATAGTTCATTTGGCTACTCATGCCGCTTTTATCGATGGTCAACCGGAAGAATCATTTATTTTATTAGGAGATGGCAGTCGGATTACTTTAAGAGATTTGGAAACTTGGTCACTGCCCAATGTGCAATTAATGGTCTTAAGTGCTTGTCAAACAGCGGTGGGAGAATTCCTGGGCAATGGTCAAGAAATTCTCGGTTTTGGCTATCAAATGCAAAAAGCGGGAGTTAAAGCAGCGATCGCCTCTCTGTGGAGTGTAGATGACCGCGCTACACAGGAGCTAATGACGGAATTTTATCATCAATTTAGCACCGGCACCGTCACCAAAGCCGAAGCCTTGCGGCAAGCGCAGTTATCCCTGATTACCAACAGTAACTCAGAAGATAATAACCCTCAACATAACCCTCAATTCAAACATCCCTACTACTGGTCTTCATTTATTTTAATTGGTAATGGTTTTTAG
- a CDS encoding fatty acid desaturase — MANHLLSHPKPNEITPPYRINIALTFLIIGVGIFLQWLASHVSNWPTTIAIAIAFSFLFLPLYSLLHEAEHRIFHPHPIINDIFGFLLAAFFPGSFTFLRACHLGHHQRNRTDAEMFDLYYPTDNLLGKRIYFYALYTGMFWLSVPVSMIILLLFPGLLRTSLLRDAPSVSAMVSGIPTRYLLRIRLECLAVILIHLTLFFAFNFKLWPYLLLYSFYGLNWSSQQYLPHAGSPRHVLNGAHNLLAHPLYSAWMLNFNWHLAHHQHPNVPWIYLPQFDDPIRDRPGYLSAFIRFWRGPQPVAEITTQNQTD; from the coding sequence ATGGCAAATCATCTACTGTCTCATCCTAAACCTAATGAAATTACTCCGCCATATCGAATTAACATTGCTCTAACTTTTCTCATTATTGGTGTGGGTATTTTTTTACAATGGTTAGCATCTCATGTTAGTAACTGGCCAACTACAATCGCGATCGCCATTGCCTTTTCCTTCTTATTTTTACCGCTTTACTCGCTGCTCCATGAAGCCGAACACCGTATATTCCATCCCCACCCGATAATTAATGACATATTTGGCTTCCTGTTAGCAGCATTTTTCCCCGGTTCTTTTACCTTTCTCCGCGCCTGTCATTTGGGACACCACCAACGCAACCGCACCGATGCAGAAATGTTTGACCTGTATTATCCCACTGATAATTTATTAGGCAAACGCATTTACTTCTATGCCCTTTATACAGGAATGTTTTGGCTGTCTGTTCCTGTATCAATGATTATATTGCTATTATTTCCCGGACTCTTGCGAACGTCATTATTGCGAGATGCCCCTTCAGTTTCCGCAATGGTTAGCGGAATTCCCACCCGGTATTTACTACGCATCCGACTGGAATGTTTGGCTGTAATTTTGATTCACTTGACCCTCTTTTTCGCCTTCAATTTCAAACTATGGCCTTACTTACTTCTCTATAGTTTTTACGGCTTGAATTGGTCGTCTCAACAGTATCTCCCCCATGCCGGTTCACCGCGCCACGTCCTCAACGGCGCACACAATCTTTTGGCACACCCGCTTTACAGCGCTTGGATGCTGAATTTTAACTGGCATTTAGCACATCATCAACATCCTAATGTACCTTGGATTTACCTGCCCCAATTTGACGATCCAATTCGAGACCGACCGGGTTATCTGAGCGCATTTATTCGCTTTTGGCGAGGGCCGCAGCCAGTAGCAGAAATAACCACTCAGAATCAAACAGATTAA
- a CDS encoding GH3 auxin-responsive promoter family protein, with the protein MYPWALMQNTVSPYLQEYLAALPNSCTVQQQRLKEIVLGNSESIFGQKFKFSAIRSYREYCDLVPVQTYEDLAPYIQKIAEGENRVLTSDPVVAFEITGGSTGGAKLIPYTEAGLTAFRQAIFPWLADLLQHRPGIKKGRTYWAISPAMRHITKTAGGIPVGMPNDAAYFGDSVAAYLVQVLAVPTDFGLISDLDEWRYLTALFLLAAEDLTLISVWSPTFLLQIIEEIKNHRDRLIDDIARGTGSLPPQPVRAKLLKLALSKSQPDTEQIWPHLDTISCWKDAAAQAFIPQLQTVFPQAWIQGKGLLATEGVVTFPLTDCSHPILAINSNFYEFIDERNNPYLSHELNTGHSYKVALTTPSGLYRYDTGDRIIVRGWHQQTPLLEFVGRTGLVSDLCGEKLTEEFVLNQLKNMPGFAMLAPSLELKPHYALFLDKKDCDQATAISISQKLDRAFRSNPQYQYARDLGQLGAITAYRVKNPLEKYLNYALKQGQRLGDIKPPALRGETGWEQRFEVF; encoded by the coding sequence GTGTATCCTTGGGCATTGATGCAAAATACCGTTAGCCCTTATCTGCAAGAATATTTGGCAGCATTGCCAAATAGTTGCACCGTGCAACAACAACGGCTAAAAGAGATTGTATTAGGGAACAGTGAAAGTATTTTTGGTCAAAAATTTAAGTTTTCAGCCATTCGCAGTTATCGGGAATATTGCGATTTAGTTCCCGTGCAAACTTATGAAGATTTAGCACCCTATATTCAAAAAATAGCCGAGGGAGAAAACCGCGTGCTGACTTCCGATCCAGTGGTAGCTTTTGAAATCACCGGAGGCAGCACAGGAGGAGCCAAATTAATTCCTTATACTGAGGCTGGTTTAACTGCTTTTCGGCAGGCAATATTTCCCTGGTTAGCAGACTTGTTGCAACACCGTCCGGGAATTAAAAAAGGGCGGACTTATTGGGCAATTAGTCCGGCAATGCGCCATATTACCAAAACAGCGGGCGGAATTCCTGTGGGGATGCCCAATGATGCGGCTTATTTTGGCGATTCTGTGGCCGCTTACCTGGTTCAAGTGTTAGCAGTCCCCACTGATTTCGGCTTGATTTCTGATTTGGATGAATGGCGTTACTTAACCGCATTATTTTTATTGGCGGCGGAAGACTTAACCTTAATTTCGGTTTGGAGTCCCACCTTTTTGTTGCAGATTATTGAAGAGATCAAAAATCATCGCGATCGCCTAATTGATGATATTGCCAGAGGCACGGGGAGTTTGCCACCGCAGCCGGTGAGAGCAAAGTTACTCAAACTCGCTCTTTCTAAATCTCAGCCCGACACCGAGCAAATTTGGCCGCACCTAGATACGATTAGCTGTTGGAAAGATGCCGCTGCTCAAGCATTTATCCCGCAACTGCAAACCGTTTTTCCCCAGGCTTGGATTCAGGGCAAAGGGTTGCTGGCCACTGAGGGGGTTGTGACATTTCCCCTCACGGATTGTTCCCACCCTATTTTAGCCATAAACAGTAATTTTTATGAATTTATCGACGAGCGCAACAATCCCTATTTAAGCCATGAATTAAACACAGGTCATAGCTACAAAGTTGCGCTCACAACACCTTCAGGACTCTACCGTTACGACACAGGCGATCGCATCATCGTGCGGGGCTGGCATCAGCAAACACCGCTATTAGAATTTGTCGGACGGACTGGGTTAGTCAGCGACTTATGTGGAGAAAAGCTGACAGAAGAATTTGTGCTAAATCAGTTAAAAAATATGCCCGGTTTTGCCATGTTAGCTCCATCCCTAGAACTCAAACCCCATTATGCTTTATTTCTGGATAAAAAAGACTGCGATCAGGCAACCGCAATCTCTATCAGTCAGAAATTAGATCGCGCCTTCAGAAGTAACCCTCAATACCAATATGCTCGCGACTTGGGGCAGTTGGGTGCAATTACCGCTTATCGAGTCAAAAATCCCTTAGAGAAATATCTTAATTATGCCTTAAAACAAGGGCAAAGACTGGGAGATATTAAGCCACCAGCTTTAAGGGGAGAAACCGGTTGGGAACAAAGATTTGAAGTATTTTAA
- a CDS encoding aromatic ring-hydroxylating dioxygenase subunit alpha, giving the protein MLNSYWYIACQSQELGKKPLGTTILQQPIVLFRTADNKAIALEDRCSHRNAPLSQGKIIENNLQCPYHGWRYAPDGQVIDIPAFPETLPIPSHLCVKHYCCIEQDGFVWVCLSEKPAQDRPLDFPFLSQPGWTNFRMKTRFKAAVETCLENFLDCPHATYVHRFWFRSPQGKTIKALVKTLPDGAVAEYFEEPREDGLVWWLLTRQKSQMKHTDRFIAPATSRVDYIFNDSRHYIITSSCTPISDVETEVYTVISFKFPVIGWLIRLLFEPLSRLIIAQDVKILNLQQANIKRFGKANYKFMSTDLLAHYIIKWRQGIKQESELPPAGLEHFVDIRL; this is encoded by the coding sequence ATGCTCAACTCTTACTGGTATATTGCTTGTCAATCACAAGAACTTGGCAAAAAACCATTGGGTACAACTATTTTACAGCAACCCATCGTTTTATTTCGCACCGCTGACAATAAAGCGATCGCCCTAGAAGATCGCTGTAGCCATAGAAATGCCCCCCTTTCTCAAGGAAAAATTATTGAAAATAACTTACAATGTCCCTATCACGGTTGGCGCTATGCACCAGATGGCCAAGTCATAGATATTCCTGCCTTTCCAGAAACTCTCCCCATTCCCTCTCATCTCTGCGTCAAACATTACTGCTGCATTGAACAAGATGGATTTGTGTGGGTTTGCCTGTCAGAAAAACCAGCCCAAGATCGCCCTCTAGATTTTCCTTTTTTATCGCAACCGGGCTGGACAAATTTTCGCATGAAAACTCGCTTTAAAGCTGCGGTAGAGACCTGTTTAGAAAATTTTTTAGATTGCCCCCATGCGACTTATGTTCACCGTTTTTGGTTTCGTTCTCCTCAAGGGAAAACTATCAAAGCGCTGGTGAAAACTTTGCCCGATGGGGCGGTTGCCGAATACTTTGAAGAACCCCGCGAAGATGGTTTAGTCTGGTGGCTGCTGACAAGACAAAAAAGTCAGATGAAACATACCGATCGCTTTATTGCCCCAGCCACCAGTCGCGTCGATTACATCTTTAACGATTCCCGACATTATATAATCACTTCATCTTGTACGCCGATTAGCGATGTAGAAACAGAAGTTTATACGGTGATATCGTTTAAATTCCCGGTGATTGGCTGGTTAATTCGGCTGCTTTTTGAACCGTTGTCTCGCCTGATTATTGCCCAAGATGTGAAAATTTTAAACCTCCAGCAAGCCAATATTAAACGTTTTGGCAAAGCGAACTATAAATTCATGTCAACTGATTTACTTGCCCATTATATTATCAAGTGGCGGCAAGGGATTAAACAGGAGTCTGAGTTACCACCAGCAGGTTTAGAACATTTCGTTGATATCCGCCTATAA
- a CDS encoding glycosyltransferase, with translation MTHFGLLCPPVTSHLKAMTALGWELKQRGHSVTLFAMAVAQPFALIAGLNFWEIGTEEIGQESLKNSLAKLGELTGIAAAIFTINLRLWEVKLILTEAPAAIKAAGIDVLLIDQFTAAGSTVAELLQIPFITVCNALPMNQERGIPPSFTPWDDVASATLREQSAWWAHLRNDLGYFLFNYFWQPIKRALNDYRQQWHLPLYTHPDDANSKILQLSQSLAEFEFSWQHLPPYFHFTGLYQAPINYDPGVSFPWERLTGQPLVYCSMGTLQNRFLSVFELVAAACEKLDVQLVISLGGGGTPESLPKLPGSPLVFGYVPQGELLKKTAMTVTHGGLNTTLESLNEGVPLLAIPITNDQPGVGARLVRSGAGEMISLSQLRVSPLKNVMQKVLTESQYINNAVRLQKAIHDAGGSSRAADLILQAIRPPR, from the coding sequence ATGACACATTTTGGCTTACTTTGCCCCCCAGTAACCAGTCATCTTAAGGCTATGACTGCATTAGGTTGGGAACTGAAACAGCGGGGGCATTCTGTCACCTTATTTGCCATGGCAGTAGCTCAACCTTTTGCTTTGATAGCTGGCTTAAACTTTTGGGAAATTGGCACAGAAGAAATTGGCCAGGAAAGTCTGAAAAATTCTCTAGCAAAATTGGGAGAATTAACCGGGATAGCTGCCGCTATCTTTACTATAAATTTGCGCTTGTGGGAAGTAAAATTAATTCTCACAGAAGCACCAGCAGCAATTAAGGCAGCCGGTATAGATGTATTATTAATTGACCAATTTACGGCGGCTGGCAGTACCGTTGCCGAATTGCTCCAGATTCCTTTTATTACTGTTTGTAATGCTTTGCCAATGAATCAAGAAAGGGGAATTCCTCCCAGTTTTACCCCTTGGGACGATGTTGCATCCGCAACGCTTCGCGAACAGTCGGCTTGGTGGGCGCATCTCCGCAACGACCTGGGTTATTTTCTCTTTAATTATTTCTGGCAGCCAATTAAGCGGGCATTGAATGATTATCGCCAACAGTGGCATTTACCCCTTTATACTCATCCTGATGATGCTAACTCAAAAATTTTACAACTGAGCCAATCATTGGCTGAGTTTGAATTTTCCTGGCAGCATTTGCCCCCCTATTTTCATTTTACGGGTCTTTATCAAGCCCCGATAAATTATGATCCGGGGGTATCTTTTCCTTGGGAAAGGTTAACGGGTCAACCTCTGGTTTATTGCTCGATGGGAACATTACAAAATCGTTTTTTGTCTGTTTTTGAGCTTGTGGCCGCCGCTTGTGAAAAATTAGATGTTCAGTTGGTGATTTCTTTAGGGGGCGGTGGAACACCAGAATCTTTGCCAAAATTGCCCGGTTCTCCTTTGGTTTTCGGCTATGTGCCTCAAGGGGAATTGCTAAAAAAAACTGCCATGACCGTGACTCATGGCGGTTTGAATACTACCTTAGAATCTTTAAATGAAGGCGTTCCCCTGTTAGCAATTCCCATTACTAACGATCAGCCCGGAGTGGGGGCGCGTCTGGTTCGTAGTGGCGCTGGAGAGATGATATCTCTGTCTCAGTTGAGGGTTTCTCCCTTGAAAAATGTGATGCAAAAAGTTTTAACTGAAAGTCAATATATAAATAATGCAGTACGCTTACAAAAAGCAATTCACGACGCCGGAGGATCTAGTCGAGCCGCCGATTTGATTTTACAAGCGATTCGCCCTCCGCGATAG
- a CDS encoding FG-GAP-like repeat-containing protein, whose translation MTISSKVNQSLLLDKFQQIQWDRWPTKSDPRWRIFGILAVYLLLGLTVLGFNRSPGQILLMVGSACGLDMLFHWLFRGSTLLFPLSAAITGCSLSILTNFSHGMWLPLVPVFFAISSKYLVTFQGRHVFNPALFGITVSLLFSQGAIAASPAYQWGGSLAILLFIITAALLLFAFKIQRTALIVSFLGFYAIQLGLRAYLMRDIIPPETIITGTLTAPSFYLFVFFMITDPATSPRTVKGQIWMSLLVVVIDLLLHKYESFSTFFFAGFIYFAGRLIWNWCGEIWQGVRQGNQPSTQVLFQALYRWGAIASIGVSGVAAYQNLLSANVKIQPDFSLTNITAADAGITTHSSQILEQVDPRMQTVGKWLLSVGDAVAVADANQDGLQDIFLTYPLKDQGDRAALYLNKGNFQFERFPIPALAELAAHPDSEGLASGALWFDFDNDRDADLLLLVGYGKTRLLQNRLIEDGKLNFADIGKAAGIDEYTISLTANTLDFNQDGKLDLMIGNAINPYLPNYENTTPFNIFDLPEPEYPSDRRMFNVMHRSWHNANNGGENLFYVNSAQGFEKQDIAGLGLAGNRWTIDIGTGDLNGDNWTDLYLANDFGPDELFLNQQGEKFTPVRGFLVGAIGHDTYKGMNASLGDIDNNGTLDIYVSNVHHKLQAEGSLLWLNQGNVDAVGSKAFKDSALKLNALNENRFGWGGAMGDLDRDGHLDILQANGMVDDSYDRHLGSGEKIKPGAIFPAPEFLSSSSRNSCPDYWYWNAQIALTKPDVHGYADRWADLRGRCIFPYEQNRVYLNSGKQFIDVANQVGWTEKSNSRGIALADLDNDGDLDVLVTHQFAPVSIYRNDSVPKSWLGLDLKGNGKTCNRDAIGTQVTVESETGIQRREVQSSNGFSAQGDQRLLFGFGQIQPNNHGSNDLSTNVKIYWCGQTEPEVFNLPLNHYYQISQ comes from the coding sequence ATGACCATATCATCAAAAGTTAATCAATCATTACTTTTAGATAAATTCCAGCAGATTCAATGGGATCGCTGGCCGACAAAATCCGATCCAAGATGGAGAATTTTTGGAATTTTAGCCGTTTATTTGTTATTAGGGCTGACTGTTCTCGGATTTAATCGCTCTCCCGGCCAAATTTTACTCATGGTGGGTTCAGCTTGCGGGTTAGATATGCTGTTTCATTGGCTGTTTCGGGGGTCAACCTTACTGTTTCCTCTCAGTGCTGCCATTACCGGATGTTCTCTGAGCATTTTAACCAACTTTTCTCACGGGATGTGGCTGCCCTTGGTGCCAGTTTTTTTTGCCATTTCTTCTAAATACCTCGTGACTTTTCAAGGGCGTCACGTTTTTAACCCCGCCTTATTTGGCATTACAGTCAGTCTGCTGTTTTCCCAAGGGGCGATCGCCGCATCTCCCGCTTACCAATGGGGCGGTTCCCTGGCAATCCTGCTATTTATTATCACTGCGGCGCTGTTATTATTTGCCTTCAAAATTCAACGAACGGCACTGATTGTGTCCTTTCTGGGATTTTACGCCATTCAGTTAGGCTTGCGTGCCTATTTGATGCGGGATATCATTCCGCCAGAAACTATTATCACGGGAACTCTCACAGCCCCTTCCTTTTACCTGTTTGTATTTTTTATGATCACCGATCCAGCGACATCCCCCCGCACCGTCAAAGGGCAAATCTGGATGTCTCTGCTTGTGGTTGTGATTGATTTATTGTTGCATAAATATGAAAGCTTTTCCACTTTCTTTTTTGCTGGATTTATTTATTTCGCCGGTCGCTTGATTTGGAATTGGTGCGGGGAAATTTGGCAAGGAGTTCGGCAGGGAAACCAACCTAGTACGCAGGTTTTATTCCAAGCACTTTACCGCTGGGGGGCGATCGCTTCCATTGGCGTCAGCGGAGTTGCAGCCTATCAAAATTTGCTTTCAGCCAACGTCAAAATTCAGCCGGATTTTTCCCTGACGAATATAACCGCTGCTGATGCGGGAATTACCACCCATTCTAGCCAGATATTAGAGCAAGTCGATCCGCGAATGCAAACTGTAGGCAAATGGCTGCTATCTGTGGGGGACGCGGTTGCGGTTGCTGATGCTAATCAAGATGGATTACAGGATATTTTCTTAACTTACCCACTCAAAGATCAGGGCGATCGCGCCGCTTTGTATCTAAACAAAGGTAACTTCCAATTTGAGAGATTTCCCATCCCTGCCTTAGCTGAATTAGCGGCACATCCAGACTCGGAAGGATTGGCTTCAGGAGCGCTTTGGTTTGATTTTGACAATGATCGTGATGCGGATTTGCTATTGCTAGTAGGTTATGGGAAAACCAGGCTCTTGCAAAATCGTTTAATTGAGGATGGAAAATTAAATTTTGCTGACATTGGTAAAGCAGCGGGAATTGATGAATATACTATCAGCTTGACTGCCAATACCCTTGATTTTAATCAAGATGGAAAATTAGATTTAATGATTGGCAATGCCATAAATCCCTACCTACCCAATTATGAAAATACCACTCCGTTTAATATCTTTGACCTCCCCGAACCTGAATATCCGAGCGATCGGCGAATGTTCAATGTGATGCACCGAAGTTGGCATAACGCCAATAATGGGGGCGAAAATTTGTTTTATGTAAATTCAGCCCAGGGATTTGAGAAACAGGATATTGCTGGATTAGGTTTAGCCGGAAACCGCTGGACAATTGATATCGGCACCGGCGATTTAAACGGCGACAATTGGACAGATTTATATTTGGCTAATGATTTTGGCCCAGATGAGCTTTTTTTGAACCAGCAAGGTGAAAAATTTACCCCCGTGCGCGGATTTCTGGTGGGAGCAATTGGTCACGATACCTATAAAGGGATGAATGCTTCCCTGGGAGATATCGATAATAACGGAACTCTCGATATTTATGTTTCCAATGTTCACCATAAACTACAAGCAGAAGGTAGTTTGCTATGGTTAAATCAGGGAAATGTAGATGCGGTAGGCTCAAAGGCATTTAAAGACAGTGCGCTGAAGTTGAATGCCTTAAATGAAAATCGATTTGGTTGGGGAGGAGCAATGGGAGATTTAGACCGAGATGGTCATTTAGATATCCTGCAAGCAAATGGCATGGTTGATGACAGCTACGACCGGCATTTAGGCAGCGGCGAAAAAATCAAACCGGGTGCTATTTTTCCGGCACCGGAATTTCTCAGCAGTTCCAGTCGTAATAGTTGCCCTGATTATTGGTACTGGAACGCCCAAATTGCTCTAACTAAACCAGACGTTCACGGTTACGCCGATCGCTGGGCTGACTTGCGCGGTCGCTGTATTTTTCCCTACGAACAAAACCGCGTTTACCTGAACTCAGGAAAACAGTTTATTGATGTAGCCAACCAAGTGGGATGGACAGAAAAAAGTAACTCGCGGGGAATTGCCCTAGCTGATTTAGATAATGACGGAGATTTGGATGTTTTGGTGACTCACCAATTTGCCCCAGTTTCTATTTATCGCAATGACTCTGTGCCTAAATCATGGTTAGGTTTAGACTTAAAAGGAAATGGCAAAACCTGCAACCGCGACGCAATTGGTACGCAAGTTACTGTTGAGTCAGAAACAGGCATTCAGCGGCGAGAAGTTCAATCATCCAACGGTTTTTCAGCCCAGGGAGACCAGCGGTTGCTGTTCGGATTTGGGCAAATTCAGCCAAATAATCATGGCAGCAATGATCTCAGCACTAACGTCAAAATTTACTGGTGCGGTCAGACCGAACCTGAAGTGTTTAATTTACCCTTAAACCACTATTATCAAATTTCTCAATAA